The following proteins are encoded in a genomic region of Marasmius oreades isolate 03SP1 chromosome 10, whole genome shotgun sequence:
- a CDS encoding uncharacterized protein (CAZy:PL14), translating into MILVVYILFCSLLLNLVRSLPTSDSLFNGSGIFNPSARSGLQTSPKSFSTTTAMMTMFTTTTVFLTQTVTSSTASSTLDLPTTAEESGSPISTGSVLSPASSASYTSSSTTVASTWIMPAQITNIAQAFNITKFGDNQSNSKIVNQIPANASASESSSPNVLSSTDVLYVPIASPSALGLRFPSPGLIQIPFENHSDSGTSSSSPDDHQSSSQSVLQIFYPQGSINPANAPRGGSQFYASPIDISSARNVTFSYGVFFPVNFDFVKGGKLPGLYGGHSGCSGGDTATTCFSTRLMWRDEGRGELYLYAPKDKQSPDLCSENHTVCESTYGISIGRGTFLFQRGKWTYVSQTATLNTPGQQDGCFTLDVNGERVIDRKDIFYRDITYWSESSSGRTTGNPSKQPSRSPKKNIQHIPSHLKSPLAIPLPLDSLDPPPNPKIGGGLLGILSRNDSRNVELAPDELSIQEPDDTQTHAAGVQELDDTEAEIRKVTSASSQLSQSQSFEALSASGREDSAVYGLDLVPIASSPTHPVGFVGIFFSTFFGGHRPDWASPRDQHVWFKDFSLVNNG; encoded by the exons ATGATCTTAGTGGTCTACATCCTATTCTGCTCATTGCTACTAAATCTTGTTCGCTCTTTACCCACATCTGATTCTCTATTCAATGGTTCTGGAATCTTCAACCCATCAGCGAGGTCCGGCCTTCAAACATCTCCAAAATCTTTCTCCACGACCACCGCAATGATGACCATGTTCACTACTACAACCGTGTTTCTCACTCAAACGGTTACTTCTAGCACTGCTAGCAGCACTTTAGACCTTCCGACAACAGCAGAGGAGTCAGGCTCACCGATATCAACGGGCTCAGTCTTGTCGCCAGCCTCTAGTGCTTCATATACGTCCTCTAGTACGACCGTGGCTTCGACATGGATCATGCCTGCTCAGATCACCAACATCGCCCAAGCTTTCAATATCACAAAATTTGGGGACAATCAGAGTAACTCAAAAATTGTCAATCAGATACCCGCTAATGCAAGCGCAAGCGAATCCTCTTCACCAAACGTTCTATCAAGTACCGATGTGTTATACGTACCAATAGCCTCACCTTCCGCTCTTGGCCTTCGATTCCCGTCTCCCGGCCTTATCCAGATACCCTTTGAAAACCATAGTGATAGTGGGACGTCAAGCTCAAGCCCGGATGACCACCAGTCAAGCTCTCAGTCTGTATTACAGATCTTCTACCCTCAAGGTTCCATAAATCCCGCCAACGCCCCCCGAGGAGGTTCCCAATTTTATGCCTCTCCAATTGACATCTCCTCTGCACGGAACGTCACGTTCTCGTACGGCGTTTTCTTTCCTGTCAACTTCGATTTCGTAAAAGGAGGAAAATTACCTGGGTTGTATGGTGGACATTCCGGATGTTCTGGTGGGGACACTGCGACGACATGTTTTAGTACCAGGCTAATGTGGAGGGACGAGGGGAGGGGAGAGTTATATCTG TACGCGCCAAAGGACAAACAAAGTCCCGATCTGTGCTCTGAAAACCACACGGTCTGTGAATCTACTTACGGCATCTCTATCGGACGCGGTACATTCTTGTTCCAACGGGGCAAATGGACATATGTCTCTCAAACTGCTACACTCAACACACCGGGACAGCAAGATGGATGCTTCACGTTGGACGTCAATGGGGAACGGGTTATTGATAGGAAGGATATATTTTATCGGGATATCACTTACTGGTCGGAGAGCTCGTCTGGAAGAACTACAGGCAACCCTAGCAAACAGCCTTCGCGATCGCCCAAGAAGAATATACAACATATCCCTTCTCACCTCAAATCCCCACTTGCGATTCCATTGCCCTTGGATAGTCTTGATCCACCTCCGAATCCTAAGATTGGTGGCGGCTTATTGGGAATTCTAAGTCGGAACGACAGTCGAAATGTTGAGCTTGCTCCGGATGAGCTGTCCATCCAGGAACCCGATGACACTCAAACACATGCTGCTGGGGTACAGGAGTTGGACGACACGGAAGCGGAAATACGCAAAGTGACCTCTGCGAGCAGTCAGCTGTCTCAATCTCAGTCCTTCGAGGCTTTATCTGCGTCAGGTCGTGAAGATTCTGCGGTGTACGGACTCGATTTGGTACCTATCGCATCCTCACCAACTCACCCTGTTGGGTTCGTTGGGATATTCTTCAG TACGTTCTTTGGTGGCCATCGACCAGACTGGGCTAGCCCGCGCGACCAACATGTGTGGTTCAAGGATTTTTCGTTGGTTAACAATGGCTGA
- a CDS encoding uncharacterized protein (BUSCO:EOG09261JR0), whose amino-acid sequence MACKYKVLFLLSLSLSCLGDSLLGHRNPLRDSEETLTSAKGTFQEDTINSLPVLDVTQCQNLQPRGPIEATSCDYETVDYVKNALYESLKGLVKIPFFRYIQMDMYRGCPFWEESAMCTEPTCSLDTVDEQEIPDRWRMKTLSKVDHVTNYDKLAGCYYRDSDFCYLEDPKVGDYFDLSQIPERYTGYTGEGARQIWRSIYEENCFSPSSLQSSSDLLNEAQTCLEERVYYKVISGLHASISTHICLDYLNHTTGEWTPNLNCYITRVASYPERLEYIYFNTVLLLRAVARLGPHLFLYDYAEGADSAAVALRLNNVLGIAHEAGKFDEKALFGGINAQALKEEFKHHFRNVTRIMDCVDCDQCRLWGKVQTMGLATALKVLFELDETSLSRSPDANPLQRSEIVALFNTLHRFSESLHAVDIFRRLARQNDASENDGIEPAFKYQGFQEDLPNTTAEASRRRVEGLIQFCKETTAGCIGAASSIWSRGIQSLESLFATRIDDEL is encoded by the exons ATGGCCTGCAAGTACAAGGTTCTCTTCCTGCTGAGCCTCTCGCTTTCATGCCTCGGTGACTCTTTACTTGGACACAGGAACCCTCTCCGCGACTCAGAGGAAACGTTGACGTCGGCGAAGGGAACATTTCAGGAGGACACGATCAATAGTTTGCCTGTGTTGGACGTTACACAGTGTCAAAACCTTCAG CCAAGAGGTCCGATAGAAGCTACTTCATGCGACTATGAAACCGTGGACTATGTCAAGAACGCGTTGTATGAAAGTTTGAAAGGCTTGGTGAAGATACCCTTCTTCCGATATATTCAGATGGACATGTATCGAGGGTGTCCATTTTGGGAGGAGAGTGCAATGTGTACAGAGCCGACGTGTTCGTTAGACACTGTTGATGAG CAAGAAATACCCGATAGATGGAGGATGAAGACGTTAAGCAAGGTTGATCATGTCACAAAT TACGACAAGTTAGCAGGATGTTACTATCGCGACTCAGATTTTTGTTACCTAGAAGACCCTAAAG TTGGCGATTATTTTGATTTATCGCAAATTCCGGAACGGTATACAGGATACACAGGAGAAGGGGCTCGACAAATATGGCGCTCGATATACGAGGAGAACTGTTTCTCTCCATCATCACTTCAGTCTTCCTCCGATCTTCTGAATGAAGCGCAGACATGTTTGGAAGAACGTGTGTATTACAAGGTCATATCCGGTCTTCACGCTTCCATCTCAACTCACATCTGTCTGGACTATCTGAACCATACGACTGGAGAATGG ACTCCGAACCTCAATTGTTACATTACACGCGTTGCGTCTTATCCGGAGCGCCTAGAATATATTTACTTCAATACGGTGTTACTTCTTCGGGCAGTTGCGCGTCTAGGACCTCATCTTTTCCTATACGACTACGCCGAGGGAGCCGATAGTGCAGCGGTAGCATTGCGCCTAAACAACGTTCTGGGTATTGCTCATGAGGCGGGTAAATTTGACGAAAAGGCTTTGTTTGGTGGTATCAATGCCCAG GCATTAAAAGAAGAGTTTAAGCACCACTTCCGCAACGTTACGCGCATCATGGATTGCGTTGATTGTGATCAGTGTCGATTGTGGGGCAAAGTGCAGACTATGGGTCTTGCTACTGCATTGAAAGTTCTGTTTGAGCTCGATGAAACTTCCTTGAG TCGTTCACCCGATGCCAACCCCCTTCAACGTTCAGAGATTGTTGCGCTCTTCAACACGCTTCATAGATTTAGTGAAAGTTTACATGCTGTCGATATCTTCCGCCGTTTAGCAAGGCAGAACGATGCGTCGGAAAATGATGGAATCGAG CCTGCTTTCAAATACCAGGGCTTCCAGGAGGATCTTCCGAACACCACTGCTGAAGCATCTCGAAGGAGAGTGGAGGGATTGATTCAGTTCTGCAAGGAAACTACTGCGGGATGTATCGGTGCTGCGAGTAGTATCTGGTCTCGAGGGATCCAATCTCTCGAGTCCTTATTTGCGACTCGTATAGATGATGAGCTATGA